DNA sequence from the Chitinophaga flava genome:
GGTGGCTACCAGATCGATGATCACACCGGCGCACTCTCCTACTCCGATAGCGGTAGCGTAATCTTCTGCCTGTCCCCAGTCGATGAAGTCGCCCGCGGTGAGGCTGCTGACGTCTGCCAGTGGTTTCAGCAGTTCATAGAAATATTTTTCACCCCGACGATCGTAGTATTCGTTAAACAGCTCGTGTTCCTGACTGTTGATTTCATAATCATGCAACAGGCTGCGTAATACGTCGGGGCCGCGGCGGCTGGGCACTTTGATTACCTTGTCGGCCACCCGTCCAACACCATCGCCTACGATACCTCCTCCGAGGAGTACCTGCAGGGCCGGCAGCACCTTACCTCCGCTTTTGAGGGAAGAGCCGTGGAAACCGATGCTGGCAATACCATGCTGGCCGCAGGAATTCATACAACCACTGATCTTTATTTTGATGTCCTTATTATAAATCAGATCCGGGAACTCGTCTGTGATCACGGATTCCAGTACTTTAGCGATACCGGTGCTGCTGGAGATACCCAGGTTGCAGGTATCTGTACCGGGGCAGGCCGTGATATCGGCGATGCTGTCAAATCCTGGTTCAGCAAAGCCTGCATCTTCCAGGGCGCTATACACATAAGGCAGATGTTCAGGCAAAATATATTTCAGGAGCAGTCCCTGATTGGCTGTCACCCTTACATCGTCGGCTATTACCGGCCGCAGGGCTTCAATCAGCTGGCGGCTAACAGCAGAGCCGATGTTGCCCAGTGTGATTTTTACATAAGCGCCGTAATAACCTTTTTGTTTCTGTTCGAAGACGTTGGTCTTTTTCCAGGCCTCGTATTTCTGAGGGTTTTTGATGCTATAAGCCGGTAAGGAAGCGGGCACCGGCGGTGGTGTTGTTTGTACCCATGCATCGGCATCTACCGGTACACTTTTGACTTTAACCGCTTTGTATTCTTCTTTTACCAGGCGTTCAAATTCCTCTATGCCTATTTTCTGGATGAGGAATTTCATACGGGCTTTGTTTCTGCTGGTTCTTTCACCATAGCGGTCAAATACCCGTAGTACGTTTTCGATATAAGGAATCAACAGATCTGTTTCCAGGAATTCATATGCCGTTTTGGCCAGGAAGGGTTGTGCTCCCAAACCGCCACCTACCAATACTTTGAAGCCGCGCACTTCTTTTCCGTCGATGATTTTCACCTTGGGTATCATGCCGAAATCATGCATAAAAGCCCAGGCAGTATCTTTTTCAGAAGAAGAGAAAGCGATTTTTATTTTACGTCCCATTTCCTGGCTGACAGGGTTGCGCAGGAAATAGCGGAAAGTAGCGTCTGCGTATGGTGTAATATCAAATGGTTCTTCAGGATCTATGCCGGCACGGTCGGAAGCAGTTACGTTGCGGACGGTGTTGCCGCAGGCCTCGCGGATGGTGATCTCATCTTCTTCCAGTTTATGCCACAGTTCCGGTGTTCTTTCGAGGCTCACATAGTGGATCTGTACATCCTGACGGGTAGTCAGGTGCAGGTTGCTGGTAGCATATTCATCAGATACTTCTGTAATTTTTTTCCACTGCTGCAGGGTCATTTTACCATAGGGTAATTTGATGCGCACCATTTGCACACCGGGCTGACGCTGACCATACACCCCTCTCGCCAAGCGGAGGCTACGGAATTTTTCATCTGTAATCGCTCCTTCACGGAACAGGCGGATCTTTTTCTCCAGGTCGATAATATCCTGTTCTACAATGGGATTTTCGAGTTCTGTTCTGAAGCTTTGCATAAAAAGTATTTTCAGGTGGTGGTAAAATCTTTGATCAATTTTGGTCGGGAAGTCTACTAAAAAGCCTCCGCGATGTGCGGAGGCTTTCGTATAACTGAGATTAGTGTAAACTTATCTGTGTTGCATACTACACGCGTTCCGCTGCTGTTGCACTGCAACAACAATTACCAGAGTGGCTCATCAACGTCACCTTATTATCCATATTCCCTATAATTTTAGTAGAGTAATACAAAGATAGAAATGCGGGTCATCTTTCCAAAAAAAATTTGTGGGGAGCTGAAGCACGGTTGCGCAGTGTGAAAAATAAAGACAGTGGCTGGAATAGGTCTAAAATAATAATTATCAACACAATACATAATGAAACCATTCATTGGTCCATAACCTCCGCTTATCCGGTATAACATTTTATTATGGGTTAAGGCAGTATAGGGGGGGGCTAAAAAGCCACTTCAGGAGCGCAGTATATTATTTTTAAATGTCCTGGCAGACGATAATTGGGGTTTTGCTCTTGCCAAAAAACATACTATTTAAGACCTGGAAATATATCTGTAAAACTAATTACAGTATTTACGTCATTCTTTCTATCCAAATCCAGCTCAACAATTTCGCCACTTCTATTTTAATTTTCATTTTTTTAAAATGAGATAAACTAATTTTCAAAATTTTGATAAGAGGAATAAATACTGTGGAAATGAATACCAGCGCAATGATTACTGTAATTATGTTATTAGCCATTATTGCTGTGTTTTAAAATTCAAAAAGTTATTCTACAAAATTACAATGACTACTAATTGCGAATATTAACCGGATGTAAATGAATCACCTGTAAATACAGGATGAGTGCCGGAAAGGTGCCTTTGTATCGTTCATTACAACTGCGCATCCTAAGAAAAGTTTCCTGTTTTTCTTAGAATTTATCACACGTCCTTATCCCCTTATTATCTTTGCGACGGAAAAAATGCATATGATCAACACGGTAATATTCGATATGGACGGCCTGCTGGTAGACTCAGAGCCATTGTGGGGCATTGCGATGCGGGAGGTATTTGCAACGGTAGGCGTAACACTCACACCAGAACTAACACATCGTACAACAGGGCTTCGTACCCGTGAGGTGGTAAGTTACTGGCACAACTACTTTAAATGGGAGGGCAAGAGTGCCGAACAGGTGACCAATGAAATCATTGACAGCGTAACACAGAAGATTATGGCAGAAGGCCGTGCTATGGAGGGATTGACATATATCCTGGATTTTTTCCGGGAGCGCAATTTCAAGATGGGGCTGGCTTCTTCTTCTCCCCTGCGGCTGATAGAAGCGGTGCTGGGGCATCTTCAGATAAAGGAGTCTTTCCAGGCAGTGTATTCTGCTGAGTTTGAAGATTATGGTAAACCCCATCCGGCGGTATATCTGGCCTGTGCGAAGGCGCTCAACAGTGATCCGCTGGAATGCATCGCTTTTGAGGATTCCGTAACCGGTATGACGGCTGCCAAGGCTGCCCGTATGACCACGGTGGTAGTGCCGGAACCACACAACCGCCAGGATCCGCGTTATGCGCTGGCCAACATGAAACTGGATTCGTTGCTGCAATTCAACGACCAGCAGCTGACCTTGCTAATGCAACACTAAATCCGTCAACCAACAACCCCTTTATATCATCACTTATGAAAATCATTGATCTCTCGAAAACCATCGAGTACAACAAACAGGACCCCTGGTTTATGCGTATCCGGATCAAACACAAGCCGCACCGGCAAAGCCGGCCGCTGATCCGTTTTTTCCTGGGCCTGCCGGCGAAATTGTTTCCCAAGGGTTTCCAGGGATGGGCCGATGACAAGATCCTGGGCATGGGTGTACATGCTGCCACCCATATTGATGCTCCCTGGCATTATGCGCCGGAAGTAAATGGCCAGCCGGCCAAAACCATCGACCAGGTACCACTGGAATGGTGTTATGGCGATGGAGTAGTGATCAATATGACCCATAAGGCGGATTTAGAAGAGATAACGTTGTCGGATATACGGGAAAATCTGCAGCAAACCGGTGCTGTGATCAAACCGGGCACAATTGTGCTGATACATACCGGCCGTGACAAGTACATCGGCACACGGGAATACCCGATGCGGGGTACGGGTATGAGTGCAGAAGCCACGCACTGGCTGATCGACCAGGGTGTAAAGGTGATGGGCATAGATCAGTGGGGCTTTGATCTTCCGCTGAAGTACATGGCTGCCAAAGCAAAAAAAGAAGGAAAAGATGATTATTTCTGGCAGGCCCATCTGGTAGGGCAACAGAAGGAGTATTGTCATATGGAGCAGCTGGTCAACCTGGGTGCTTTACCACCTTTTGGTTTTAAAGTGGCTGTGTTTCCGCTGAAAATAAAGGGAGCCAGTGCTGCACCTGCCCGGGTGGTGGCGATGCTGGATTAATATGATGCCATCAACACATAAAAAAATCCCGTTCTGATTTTACTCAGAACGGGATTTATTATTTAATGAAACTGGATCTTATTGTGCGCTTTTTTCTTCGCCACCTTCAGATTGTTTCAGTTTTTCTCTCAGTTCAGCTAAAGCACCCAGGTCACCTAAAGTAGCTTTTTCTACTTTACCCTGAATGTTTTTCACTGCTTTACGGGTTTTGTCAGCTTCAGCTTTTCTTTCTTTCTGTACTGCTTCTTTTTCTTCAGCCTGTGCTTTTTCCCATACTCTGGTGTGAGAAACCAGGATACGTTTTTCGCTGCGATCGAATTCGATGATCATGAATTCTTTCACGTCTTCAACGTTGATTGGTTTTTCGTCTTCTGTTCTCAGGTGACGGGCAGGAGCGTAAGCTTCCAGGCCGTATTGCAGTTGAACAGTAGCACCTTTCTCATCTTTCTTCACAACTGTACCTTCGTGTACGGAGTTGATCGGGAAGATAGTTTCGAAAGTGTTCCAAGGATCTTCTTCGATCTGTTTGTGACCGAGGCTGAGTTTACGGTTTTCTTTATCAATACCCAGGATCACTACGTCGATTTCGTTACCAACTTTAGTGTATTCGGATGGGTGGTTGAAACGTTTGATCCAGCTCAGGTCGGAGATGTGGATCATACCACCGATACCTGTTTCCAGTTCAACGAACACGCCATAAGGAGTGATGTTTTTCACGATACCTTTGTGACGGCTGTCTACAGGGAATTTAGTTTCGATAGTAGACCATGGATCTTCTGTCAGTTGTTTGATAGACAGAGACATTTTACGCTCTTCTTTGCTCAGGGTAACTACCACTGCTTCGTATTCTTCGCCTAATTTGAAGAATTCTTTAGCGTTGATAGGAGTAGAAGCCCAGGAGATTTCAGAAACGTGTACCAGACCTTCTACGCCCGGCATGATTTCCAGGAATGCACCGTAATCTTCGATGTTAACCACTTTACCTTTAACTTTAGCACCTTCGGTGATAGTAGCTGGTAAAGTATCCCATGGATGAGGAGTGAGTTGTTTGTAACCCAGGCTTATGCGACGTTTTTCGTCGTCGAAGTCCAGAACAACCACGTTGATTTTCTGATCCATCTGGAGCACTTCGCTTGGGTGGGAGATACGGCCCCAGCTGATATCGGTGATATACAGCAGACCGTCCAGACCGCCCAGGTCGATGAACGCACCAAAGTCGGTGATATTCTTGATGGTACCTTCCAATACCTGGCCTTTTTCCAGTTTGGAGATGATGTCCACTCTTTGTTGTTCGATATCGCTTTCGATCAGCGCTTTGTGAGAAACTACGGCGTTGCGGATGGTTTCGTTTACTTTCACCACCTTGAACTCCATGGTTTTGCCTACAAACTGGTCGTAGTCGGTAACCGGTTTCACGTCGATTTGAGAACCTGGCAGGAATGTTTCCATACCGTAAACGTCTACGATCAAGCCGCCTTTGGTTTTGCTGGTAACAGTACCAGTAACCACTTCGCCTGTTTTGTAAACTTCCACGATTTTTTCCCAAGCACGTTTCTGGCGAGCCTGTTTACGGCTCAGGTGCAGGTTACCATCGCGGTCTTCTTTTTCTACTACCAGCACTTCCACTTCGTCACCGATTTTCAGGCCTGGTAAGTCACGGAATTCGTTCAGAGAGATCAGACCGTCAGATTTGAAACCGATGTTGATCACTACGTCTGTGTTGGTAATACCTACTACAGTACCGCCCAGCAGCGTGTTTTCTTCAAATACTTTGAAGGTACTGTCGTAAGTTGCGTCATACTTTTCTTTTTCTTCTTTGCTGTAAGAAGAAACGTTACGCTTGTCCACGCTCCAATCGAAATCGTCATGGGCAGTAGCTACTACAGGAGCCTTTGGTGTCGCTGTTTCAGCCGCAGCTGCCTGCGGAGCCTGTTGTTCAGCGTTTTGTTCGTTAATAATGTTGTTTTCGCTCATAAAAAAATGAAATTTTAAATCCGGAATACCCGGACTCCCTGTTTTATGGGAGGGCAAAAATACGAAATATTAGCCGGTTTACCCTATTTTTCCTGAAGAAAACCCCAATTCACTGAAGTATTTAACGTTCTTTTCAGATTTTATTTAAACACATGCATAAAATTTCTCTTTTGAAGACATTTTTTACTTTTTTACGACAACAGAAAAAGGAATAATTTTTGCCCCTTTTTTCACAACCAGAATAGTAAAAATTTGTTATCTATTCAGTGTCCAATGAATATTTGTTTGCAGTAAAAAACTATAAATTTCATCAACTGAAAATCTCTATGAATGGATGTAAAATCCCGGATTTTTTATCTTAATTTGTGTATATGAACGGGACCTCATTTCAATCGGATATTCGTTATTGGCTAAGGCAAGGCAACACAGTCAATCATTTGCTCCTCTGGAATATTGTTGTTTTTCTCGGGATCAATATATTGTATATCGTTAATACGTTCTACCCCACCAACACTTTATTTTCCTGGACATATGACCAGCTTGCCCTTCACTCGCAGCTGAACACCTTCATCAGAAAACCATGGGGGCTGATCACCTATATGTTTACCCATGTAGAGATCTTCCACATTTTTTTCAATATGCTGAACCTTTACTGGTTTGGTAACCTTTTCCGGGGCTTCCTGGGCAACAAACGCGTGCTTCCCCTCTATCTGATGGGCGGCATCTCCGGTGGCCTCCTGTACATGCTCTGCTATAACCTCTTCCTGCCCGGCTTCCCGTCCGGCATGATCGGCGCTTCTGCCTCCGTTATGTGCATCCTGGTAGCCTGCGCCACCCTGATGCCCAACTACGAAATAGGCCTGCTCTTCCTGGGTAATATCAGGCTGAAATGGCTGGCCCTTGGCCTCATCGCCCTCGGCATCATCTCCATCCCAAGGGGCAACCTGGGTGGTATCATCTCCCATATGGGCGGCGCTCTGTTCGGTTTCTTCTACATCAGAATACTGCAAAATGGTACCGACCTCTGTAAACCTCTTATCTGGCTTTTTGATCCTGAAACCAGAAAAGAAGGCCAGCAACAACAGGCCCGGTCCAAACCTAAAAAATCCCCGCTCAAAGTGGTGAAAAAACCGGAAGACAACAACCAGCTGCGCCTCGACCAGCTGCTCGACAAAATCAACGAAAAAGGTTACCAAAGCCTCAGCGCTGAAGAAAAAGCCTGGTTGGATAAAGTCAGCAAAGAAAACTGATTAACTTTGCCTTTCAACTTTTTGCCCATTTACGCATGAAAACATTCAATGTTCCGGTTATATATCGCAGTCCGCTGATCAGCGCCATCAAAAACCAACGCAAACAGCAGGACCGCATGAAAAAGGACTTTACGCCCACTACGCTTGACTTTGGTCCGCTTAAAATACTGCTTGCCCGCCATTTCGGCTTCTGCTATGGAGTGGAAAACGCCATCGAAATAGCGTTTAAAACAGTGGACGAAAACCCGGACAAACGTATTTTCCTGCTCAGCGAAATGATCCACAACCCACATGTGAATAACGACCTGCTGGACCGTGGCGTGCAGTTTATCATGGACACCGCCGGCAACCAGCTGGTACCCTGGGAAACACTCCAACCCGATGATATCGTGATCATTCCCGCCTTTGGCACCACCATTGAAACGGAAAACAAACTGGCCTCCCTCGGCATAGAACCACTGAAATACAATACTACTTGCCCCTTTGTGGAAAGAGTATGGAACAAAGCGGAACAAATCGGTAAAAAACAATATACCGTCATCGTGCATGGCAAACCCAAACACGAAGAAACCAGGGCCACCTTCTCCCACAGCCAGTCCAACACCCCTACCGTAGTGGTAAAAGACATGGCTGAAACCGAAAAACTGGCCCGCTTCATCACCGGCGAAACACCGGCAGATGCCTTTTATGAGCAGTTCAAAGGGCAGTATTCACCCGGTTTTGATGTCACCAAAGACCTGCAGCGTGTAGGCGTGGTAAACCAGACTACCATGCTGGCTACCGAAACACAGGCCATCGCTGACTATATCCGACAGGTAATGATGGACCGTTACGCCCTCACAGAGGCCACTGCAGGCGAACGTTTTGCGGATACCCGCGATACGCTCTGTTATGCCACCAATGACAACCAAAGCGCCGTTATCGGTATGCTGGAAGCACCTGCTGACCTAGCGATTGTAGTAGGCGGCTATAACAGCTCCAATACCTCCCACCTGGTAGAACTCTGCGAAGAGAAGCTGCCCACCTATTTTATCAACGCTCCGGAACAAATGGTAGCGACAGACAAAATCAACCACTGGGATTTCCATCATAAAACAGAAATTCACAGTGATACTTTTTTACCAGAAAAAGAACAGGTGACCATACTCCTGACCAGTGGCGCCTCCTGCCCCGATGCACTGGTAGAAGGTGTCATCCGCCGGCTGCTGTCGTTTTACGGACTGGAGCATAAAGCAGACGAACTCGCCATCATTGACTAATAATTGCTATCTGTAACAGGATTAATAACAATATTACTATAACAAAAAAGACACCAGAAGGTGTCTTTTTTCTTTGGGGCTAATCACGCTAGTAATGCAGAGAATTAAATTTTTATATAGCGTTAAAATGAAATCTTAACTCAAATGTAAACCATCCAGAAAAGGGACGCAACAGCCATTTATTATCCGGTAGCATATTGACCATAAGTGGTATGAATAAGCATAAAATCGGAAACCACTTTTTCGCTGAAGATAAGGGACATAGCCGTTTTCACCGGTTAGAACTGCATAGCCCTCTTCAGAAAATCGGCCTTACGCCTTCTGGAAACTTCCACCTGCGCCCCGTCACTCATCAGTGCAAACCCTCCTTCTCCCTGGATATAGGACTGCATCTGCTGCAGGTTGATAAGATGGGAATTATGCACCCTGAAAAAATCGACATCTGCCAGGAGTTCTTCAAACTCCTTCAGCGGACGGGACACCATCAGGTTTTTCTTGTCTGTAAAGAAAATGCGGGTATAGTTGCCGGTTGATTCACAACGTACAATATTCTGTACCGGCATAAACACGAGCCCGTTGATAGTGGGCAGGGCAATCTTTTTATGTGATTGCTGGAGTGTTTTCATGTTTTGCAGGAACACATCCATCGGAGATGTTCCGTTCTCTTTCTGCCGGTGTTGTTTTTTCTCCCGGCATTTGTCCAGGGCATCTTGCAGTTCCTTTACACTGAAGGGTTTAAGGAGATAGTCCAGCGCATTGAACTTAATCGCTTTGAGGGCGTATTGTTCATATGCAGTGGTAAAAATAACGTCGAAGGCAACCTTTTCATACTGTTTCAACAATTCAAATCCGTTCTGGTGAGGCATTTCCACGTCAAGGAATACCAGGTCGGGATGAAGTTCATCCACCAGTTCTTTTGCTTCTTTCACTCCTTTGGCTGATCCAACGATCTCTACTCCGGGGCACTTCTTTAATAACATGGTCTGCAAGGCATCAATACAATGTTGCTCATCATCTACGATGATAGCTTTTATATCGCTCATGCTGTGTAGGTTTAGTGCGAGCAGGCATCAGGCCGTCCGCAATTTTTTGCTAAAATATAAATTCGGCTGGTAAAACGATCGTTACCATGGTACCGGCAGGTTGACCAGCCGGATCTTCCAGGTCTGTTACGGTTACTTTTGCTTCCTTATTATTGATCTTCCGGATCAGGTCAATCCGGCCTTCCGTCACTTTCATACCGACGGAATTATGCATTTTATCCTTTTTTTCTTTTATTTCCATGGCTTTACGCCGGCCGATGCCATTGTCGGTAATAGTACAAACCAGACTTCTGCTTTTCAGCATTATTTCCACATCCAGTAATCCCATATCGGCATTTTTATGTACCAGGCCATGCCAGATCGCGTTTTCCACATAAGGTTGCAGGATCATCGGCGGGATGAGGACTTCTTCATCATTGATTTCGGGATCTACCCGTATACTGTACTCAAATATACCATTACAGCGTAAAGATTCCAGATCGAGGTACAGGCGGAGCGATTCCAGTTCTTTATTAAGCGTCACAAAAGTATGCTGGGTATTGTCCAGGATAAGACGCATCAGACGGGAGAATTTGGTGAGATAGTCAGATGCTTCTTCCTGATTATTACTCCAGATATACCGATGGATAGAGCTGAGACAATTAAAGATAAAATGCGGATTCATCTGGGAACGAAGGGACTTCAGTTCCAGTTGCAGGGTTTGTTTGTTGGCTTCCAGGTTGCGGTGGCGGATATAAAAGAACCCACCTACAATGGACATCAGGAGGAAACCTGCGAGGGTGAAGATGAACATGACGTTACGTTTGGTCCTTAGTTCATTCACCATTTTATCATGTTCCAATGTTTTGATCTGGTTATCTTTCCGGTCTACCTCATAGATGGCCTGCATCTGTTTGAGGGCCATGGCCGATTTTTCGTTGAGGATACTGTCTTTATAAAGTAGTGATTTATCGGCGGCGTCCATAGACCTTTTGAAATCGCCACTAACTTTATAATCGGCTGACAGGGCCTTGTAAGCATCCATGAGCATAGACTTGAAGTTCCAGAACATGCTGAGATCGATGGACTGCTGCATATAGTTCCGGGCTTCTTCATGTTTGTTCTGGGCGCTGAGCAACTTACCGATGTTGAGATAACTTTCGGCCACATGTACTTTATCATCTACCTTATCATTGACTGTCAGGGCCTTCTGAAGGTAGTCCATAGCGGCGCTGTAGTCTTTTTTCTCTTTGTAGGTAGCACCGAGGGCGTTATAACATATAGCCATTCCCGTAGGATTGTCGATTCTCTGGTTGACGACCAGGGAGCGGCGGTAATACATAATAGCCAGGTCCAGTTTATTCTGCCCCTGGTAGGCATATCCGAGGTTACCCAGGTTGATGGCCACGCCCAGGTCGTTATGGCTTTGTTCTTCCAGTTTAAGGGCGCGGTTGAAATGGCGGATAGCATCGTCATAGTTTTCGGCTGTCAGCTGGATATTGCCGATACTATTGGTGGCCACGCAGATATTACGGACATCGTTGATTTTTTCGGCCAGCTGGAGTGCGTGGAGATGGTAATCGAAGGCCTGCTGTAGTTTGTCCTGGCGCCGGCTGTCTACCCCGGCGTTATTAAAGGATAGGCACATCAGCAGGGTATCATTGGCTTCTTCTGCAAATTTGATGGCTTTTTCGTGATAATCTTCAGCGAGGAGGTACTGGGATTTGTTTCTTTTGACAGTACCCAGTTCATTGAAAATGAGGACCAGGCTTCTGGTAGCGCGTAGTTTCTGGGCCAGCGGCAAAGCGTCCTGCCAGAAGAGGTTTTCCGTTTTATGGCTCTCGAAATAGCGGGCATGTTGTTTACCTTTCCTGATCAGCAGGGATATTTTGCCGGTATCATTGGGCAGCATACGGATGGAGTCGAGGGTGTGGTAGATCCGCAGGGAATCCTGTGCAGATGCGGCCCAACAAGCGCCGATAACGAGCAAGCCTAAAATCCATAGACCTTTTACAGACATTAGCAGAACAGTGTGACCACACAATTTAAAGAAGAATTACGAATTACGGATTACAAATTACGAATCAGGGGTATTATTCAGGTGTGAAGCTGATTCTTCCCAAAAAGCGAAAGGGCGAAAGAATTCGCCCCTTCTTCCTATTAACCGAATACACCTACTGAAAACATGGAACGGTCATGGCAAGCCATGCCATCCCACATTTCTC
Encoded proteins:
- a CDS encoding LytR/AlgR family response regulator transcription factor, whose translation is MSDIKAIIVDDEQHCIDALQTMLLKKCPGVEIVGSAKGVKEAKELVDELHPDLVFLDVEMPHQNGFELLKQYEKVAFDVIFTTAYEQYALKAIKFNALDYLLKPFSVKELQDALDKCREKKQHRQKENGTSPMDVFLQNMKTLQQSHKKIALPTINGLVFMPVQNIVRCESTGNYTRIFFTDKKNLMVSRPLKEFEELLADVDFFRVHNSHLINLQQMQSYIQGEGGFALMSDGAQVEVSRRRKADFLKRAMQF
- a CDS encoding cyclase family protein is translated as MKIIDLSKTIEYNKQDPWFMRIRIKHKPHRQSRPLIRFFLGLPAKLFPKGFQGWADDKILGMGVHAATHIDAPWHYAPEVNGQPAKTIDQVPLEWCYGDGVVINMTHKADLEEITLSDIRENLQQTGAVIKPGTIVLIHTGRDKYIGTREYPMRGTGMSAEATHWLIDQGVKVMGIDQWGFDLPLKYMAAKAKKEGKDDYFWQAHLVGQQKEYCHMEQLVNLGALPPFGFKVAVFPLKIKGASAAPARVVAMLD
- the hxpB gene encoding hexitol phosphatase HxpB, producing the protein MINTVIFDMDGLLVDSEPLWGIAMREVFATVGVTLTPELTHRTTGLRTREVVSYWHNYFKWEGKSAEQVTNEIIDSVTQKIMAEGRAMEGLTYILDFFRERNFKMGLASSSPLRLIEAVLGHLQIKESFQAVYSAEFEDYGKPHPAVYLACAKALNSDPLECIAFEDSVTGMTAAKAARMTTVVVPEPHNRQDPRYALANMKLDSLLQFNDQQLTLLMQH
- a CDS encoding rhomboid family intramembrane serine protease, encoding MNGTSFQSDIRYWLRQGNTVNHLLLWNIVVFLGINILYIVNTFYPTNTLFSWTYDQLALHSQLNTFIRKPWGLITYMFTHVEIFHIFFNMLNLYWFGNLFRGFLGNKRVLPLYLMGGISGGLLYMLCYNLFLPGFPSGMIGASASVMCILVACATLMPNYEIGLLFLGNIRLKWLALGLIALGIISIPRGNLGGIISHMGGALFGFFYIRILQNGTDLCKPLIWLFDPETRKEGQQQQARSKPKKSPLKVVKKPEDNNQLRLDQLLDKINEKGYQSLSAEEKAWLDKVSKEN
- a CDS encoding nitrite reductase yields the protein MQSFRTELENPIVEQDIIDLEKKIRLFREGAITDEKFRSLRLARGVYGQRQPGVQMVRIKLPYGKMTLQQWKKITEVSDEYATSNLHLTTRQDVQIHYVSLERTPELWHKLEEDEITIREACGNTVRNVTASDRAGIDPEEPFDITPYADATFRYFLRNPVSQEMGRKIKIAFSSSEKDTAWAFMHDFGMIPKVKIIDGKEVRGFKVLVGGGLGAQPFLAKTAYEFLETDLLIPYIENVLRVFDRYGERTSRNKARMKFLIQKIGIEEFERLVKEEYKAVKVKSVPVDADAWVQTTPPPVPASLPAYSIKNPQKYEAWKKTNVFEQKQKGYYGAYVKITLGNIGSAVSRQLIEALRPVIADDVRVTANQGLLLKYILPEHLPYVYSALEDAGFAEPGFDSIADITACPGTDTCNLGISSSTGIAKVLESVITDEFPDLIYNKDIKIKISGCMNSCGQHGIASIGFHGSSLKSGGKVLPALQVLLGGGIVGDGVGRVADKVIKVPSRRGPDVLRSLLHDYEINSQEHELFNEYYDRRGEKYFYELLKPLADVSSLTAGDFIDWGQAEDYATAIGVGECAGVIIDLVATLLLEAEEKLDLSAVALANGAFADGIYHAYSSFVQGAKALLLGEAVSGNTQIGIINDFEKHFVATGKFSFETDFKTLVLQINANEPTESFAKTYFQQAQSFYNAAQVYRRKSSEPVQA
- the rpsA gene encoding 30S ribosomal protein S1, whose product is MSENNIINEQNAEQQAPQAAAAETATPKAPVVATAHDDFDWSVDKRNVSSYSKEEKEKYDATYDSTFKVFEENTLLGGTVVGITNTDVVINIGFKSDGLISLNEFRDLPGLKIGDEVEVLVVEKEDRDGNLHLSRKQARQKRAWEKIVEVYKTGEVVTGTVTSKTKGGLIVDVYGMETFLPGSQIDVKPVTDYDQFVGKTMEFKVVKVNETIRNAVVSHKALIESDIEQQRVDIISKLEKGQVLEGTIKNITDFGAFIDLGGLDGLLYITDISWGRISHPSEVLQMDQKINVVVLDFDDEKRRISLGYKQLTPHPWDTLPATITEGAKVKGKVVNIEDYGAFLEIMPGVEGLVHVSEISWASTPINAKEFFKLGEEYEAVVVTLSKEERKMSLSIKQLTEDPWSTIETKFPVDSRHKGIVKNITPYGVFVELETGIGGMIHISDLSWIKRFNHPSEYTKVGNEIDVVILGIDKENRKLSLGHKQIEEDPWNTFETIFPINSVHEGTVVKKDEKGATVQLQYGLEAYAPARHLRTEDEKPINVEDVKEFMIIEFDRSEKRILVSHTRVWEKAQAEEKEAVQKERKAEADKTRKAVKNIQGKVEKATLGDLGALAELREKLKQSEGGEEKSAQ
- a CDS encoding tetratricopeptide repeat-containing sensor histidine kinase, with the protein product MSVKGLWILGLLVIGACWAASAQDSLRIYHTLDSIRMLPNDTGKISLLIRKGKQHARYFESHKTENLFWQDALPLAQKLRATRSLVLIFNELGTVKRNKSQYLLAEDYHEKAIKFAEEANDTLLMCLSFNNAGVDSRRQDKLQQAFDYHLHALQLAEKINDVRNICVATNSIGNIQLTAENYDDAIRHFNRALKLEEQSHNDLGVAINLGNLGYAYQGQNKLDLAIMYYRRSLVVNQRIDNPTGMAICYNALGATYKEKKDYSAAMDYLQKALTVNDKVDDKVHVAESYLNIGKLLSAQNKHEEARNYMQQSIDLSMFWNFKSMLMDAYKALSADYKVSGDFKRSMDAADKSLLYKDSILNEKSAMALKQMQAIYEVDRKDNQIKTLEHDKMVNELRTKRNVMFIFTLAGFLLMSIVGGFFYIRHRNLEANKQTLQLELKSLRSQMNPHFIFNCLSSIHRYIWSNNQEEASDYLTKFSRLMRLILDNTQHTFVTLNKELESLRLYLDLESLRCNGIFEYSIRVDPEINDEEVLIPPMILQPYVENAIWHGLVHKNADMGLLDVEIMLKSRSLVCTITDNGIGRRKAMEIKEKKDKMHNSVGMKVTEGRIDLIRKINNKEAKVTVTDLEDPAGQPAGTMVTIVLPAEFIF
- a CDS encoding 4-hydroxy-3-methylbut-2-enyl diphosphate reductase, with protein sequence MNFAFQLFAHLRMKTFNVPVIYRSPLISAIKNQRKQQDRMKKDFTPTTLDFGPLKILLARHFGFCYGVENAIEIAFKTVDENPDKRIFLLSEMIHNPHVNNDLLDRGVQFIMDTAGNQLVPWETLQPDDIVIIPAFGTTIETENKLASLGIEPLKYNTTCPFVERVWNKAEQIGKKQYTVIVHGKPKHEETRATFSHSQSNTPTVVVKDMAETEKLARFITGETPADAFYEQFKGQYSPGFDVTKDLQRVGVVNQTTMLATETQAIADYIRQVMMDRYALTEATAGERFADTRDTLCYATNDNQSAVIGMLEAPADLAIVVGGYNSSNTSHLVELCEEKLPTYFINAPEQMVATDKINHWDFHHKTEIHSDTFLPEKEQVTILLTSGASCPDALVEGVIRRLLSFYGLEHKADELAIID